The nucleotide sequence ATCTGGGCAAGGTGTTCGTTTAAGCCCTGATGCTATTCCAACTATATTTTCCTTTCCTAGTGAGTTCCAGAAAAAGGTAAATATGTTAATTGACTCAACgatgtgtttttctatttaaaGTTTGACTATGTTTCAGGGTGATGGTGGTTTTAATAGACTTAAAATTATTGAAACATGATTTGAACTTTGAAGCTGTGTGTTTCATTGTTGTGTTCTTGTTTCAGAAAATAACTGTAACAAGGAAAAGAGTGACACTGGTGAGAatattataaacaaaataaGTACTTTGGTTTCAGTATAACCAGTACTAGTTTGCATGTATTGTTTAATTATTCATTAATTGTATTCAAACTTGCCTTCACGTTTGAGGAAATCATTTACAAACAGGTTTCTTCCTCTTATTTCAGTATGCTGAGGATCAGATTCAAGGGGAGGTGCCCACGGCACCAGCTAATCCAAGGTGGTCCTTCAAACCAATTTACTTTTAATGTGGCACAAGTCAAGTGTTAAGGAGAGCGAGATGTTCATAGTTCcgttttgtttaattttgtgaAGGAACATTGGTTCAAATTCAGCAGGATTGAAGGAGACTCACAGCTACTTGGACCACAGTATATGGCATCCAAGTCGTTTCCATGACGATTACTGTGTACCACAGGTAAAAAGTTATTCTAATCAAAAATTTTAAATCAAGAAATACCTGTAAATTACTCAGATACTTGGTGTGCATGATTTAGTTTGAACTATGCGAGAACCAATGGAACATTAATACAAGTTGTCAGAGCCTGCACAGCATTTAAGATAAATATTTCAGATAATTTTACCCAGATCTAAACTTAGTGTAATATAATGTATGCTTTTATAATTTGACAGAGTATTGGCTGGGCTGTAAATGATGAACCAAATGAAGTAAGTTTTAGCCCTTCTAAGGCTGATTCCCGCACAATTGGCTGTATtaaattgtttgtgtgtgtttgaattccCTTAAATAATTAGATAggtatttattcaaaataatctGCTCTCAGACCTTAATTTCTATACACCctaaatattttaagaatatgTTTGAGTTGTGGGTTTTTACTCTTGACAATTCCAGGTCCCACCTTCAGCTTTACAAAAGCAAGGACTGATCTTCATCCCCAAGCTTGCAATCAGGGTAAgtattcttaaaaaaataaagaattgcaTTAAGTAAATCTTTTCAAAAAAGTGTTACTCAccatatcattttattttgtttaaaccAGATCAAGGAGAAATGGGAATGGCTATCTATGGAAGTGAAAGGTCCATTTCGAGAGACAGAAATTGGACACACATTTGTACTAACTGTGATGGACTATTACTCAAAATGGGTGGAAGCGTACCCCATGAAAACCACCAGCAGTAAAGAGATTGCCAAAATTATTTCAGACCTCATCTCTCGCTTTGGCTTCCCTGTTGGAATCCTGTCTTATTTGAGTATTACATTGATTGTAGAGGTAAGACAGACGGTGGTTATTCACAACAGATAGTATTGTATAGTTTAATTTGCAGTATACGTAATGTTTATCCCTGTTAGCATTACGCTGCCACCAAATGAGAACAACATTTTGACACACCAATGTATGTATAGCGTAgaactaaataataatgaaaattcTTCCTTATACCTCTGTATTCCAGATTAACGAGGCCTTGAGTGATCTGAAAAACCTGATATGCCAATTTATATGCTACTCTCCTTCGGGGTTGTCACTGGATCCAGTGACAAAGTCCCTTACAGACCGGTTGGTACATGCTGTCACCAGATTGAAAAAGCTTTCTGATAGTTGTTCATGgtggggaaatgtgttatgaATCTGAGACCTTCCCTGAAGCCAAGCATGCGGACCGGAATCCCATCTGACTTGCTATGTATGTGTTTGGTTTAATTCCTTTTGATCTTATAACTTGACAGGCTGGTGTCAGATTTGGTGAGGGATCACCCTGATCGCTGGGACGTTCACCTGGCTGCCAGTGTGTTCAGCTTCTGCTGCCAGGAGCACCCAACCACCGGACAGACACCACTCTCTCTGCTGCGCTGTGGGGGGACTCCGTCTGTCTCCATCTCACCAAGAAGGCCGACTGTAAGTTGGAGGCTGCAATCCAACTTAGTGTCATAGGTCACAACTAAAATCCCCAATGAATAAAGAAATGCACATAACAAAATCCCTTTTAACTGAGACATATTGTgatgtttttgtatttacacTGACTTGGGCTTTGCCACACTGTTTGCATTTCAGGATAACGGGATAAAAAAGACATTTGTCATACTAGAGGCAGAGCCTCCTGCAAAAGAGGTCTGTGTGCATTGTAGTCAGTGCTCAGAATGGATCTTGCTCAGTCAGGACATGGAGCTGAAGAGATATGAAGACATGAAACTAGGGAATGaggactacacacacacacctgtgtcaGCTGCAGGGTGGCTATGAGCTGCAGGGTAGCCCTGGAGGTCATGAAAAGTTAGCAGACCGGAAGATTTACAAAGAAGAAGAGGGAATGAAAATATGgagaaaataattgaaatgttggAAACAAAGTATCGGTGAaggaaaacaataaaatgagtCGGGAAAGTGGGGGttcagaaatgtaaaatgtatatatttatataacgTGCTCTAAATTTGCTGAATTAAGATTGTATTACCTTGAGAATGtcttaataaaataaacatttatttgaattttgTGTATTCATCCCGTCCAGTCAGTGTCGGTCATGAACAACGTGTCCGTTTGCTTGAACACAACAGCCACAAACCAAAGAGGAAGAAGGAAAGCCTGATGAAAATGCAGGAAGTGATGAAGTGGAGTCGGAGGAATAAGTACTCGGCGTCAAGAAAACGTTGATATACTTTATGCTAAGGTAAGCATTCAAACTTAATTGTCCAGCATCGACCAATATATGAGTCATACATAAGTATATAATACAGTGCTTTGTATTTGGTTGTCCTGTTTGTTGAAATATCGTTACACAATCATCGTGGTTTTACAGTTCCGTGTCAGTCTTATCGCAAAGCTATAGCAGGTCGCTACGTAGTTACTCTTATCTAACCTACTTGTGCAATGGCTGTAATGACTTGTTGGAACTTGGGTTCTCATAATATATCTTCTGATAATAAACGGTTGACCACTCATGTGGTCACGTTTTTGGTTTACAATTACCTATATACGATCTGAAGGACTAAACCTAGCCACCTACTAGCTAATGTTGCTTTGCACGAGGAACTGAGATTGCCCCGCCCATACCGTTCTTGACCAGCAATCTAGATGCATCTGAGCTGTTAACTCTGAAATTATGAACACTGTAAATTGGCTAACAAAGTTATTAATTGACACGTTAAGGCAAGGCGCTGTCGCCTTTGTGGCGCGTCATAGGTCGCTGTGGTCCATGGGTAGTGTAAAGAACTCTGTGAAGGAGACTTGTTTTGAAGTCATTTCGGGTTATCTTGGGCTCTCTAGCCTAGGAACAGTTTAGAAGACACTTGTGTCCAAGTGGAACCGATGACACACTATTCAAGTAGGAAACATTCGGTCTGTCCCAATGttttccaaccccccccccccccccccaccccctatattatttaataaaacatcTTATTCATTAAAGTGAAGGGTAATCGTCACAGCTCTCGGAATTTTCTTGAATTTACTAGATGGCTTGCTTCGAGAGCGAGAAGAGCAGCCTGGAGGATGACTCGTGTTTTGGTGGGTTGGGCACGTCTCCATTGTCTAACTGTGCGTTGGCTATGCTGGAGAAAGAGAGCGGCGATTCTGTGTTGAGTCCCACGGAAAGCTCAGTGGGCCTCGGGGCCTCCACCGGCCTGCCGGTTGGTGCCCCGCCACAGGGCTATGATGTGGAGTTCGACCCTCCACTGGAGAGCAAGTACGAGTGCCCAATCTGCCTCATGGCCCTCAGGGCAGCCGTTCAGACGCCCTGCGGCCACCGATTCTGCCGCTGCTGCATCGAGAAGTCCATCCGGTAAGCCCATTATACCAGTATgatgtttatatatttcaactttttttcgCAGTACAACATGTTGATCCTGTTATAGGAAACACCCCACAACATTTCCAAGCAATATTtcgtttagtttttttacccCTGTAAACAATTCGGATTCTAGTCTTTTCtctaaaattttaaataaaattagggCTTAGTCTTTTCATGCTAACACAGACATGAAAGCGAAGCCGGGATGGTcaccatgtttttttcttacactttttttttcaaggacTAGATAAGATTTGATGTAATGCAGAACATCTTAATCTTTCtattctctttctgtttctgcgGCTGTTGatcattcatttttgtttttttcatttattctcAACGGATGCTCCCTGAAGTGGTGAATTGCTCTTCCTTAATTACTTACTGGGTAAATTGATGACTTCATGGAGGATTTGTAGGCCATCACTAAGTTCCCTTCCCTCACTAACCTGACTTCCCCAACATTACAATACATCCTTGCCTAAACATTAGACTGTGTCCATGGTTACTCTTTGTGAAAAGTTACCCTACATGTAACAGATGCCCCGCCCCCCCAGCGATACAGGGCAGAGGTGTCCGGTGGATAACGAAGTACTTCGGGAAGATCAGCTGTTCCCGGATAACTTTGCCAAGCGGGAGATCCTCTCCTTAACGGTCCGCTGCCCCAACGTAGGCTGCACGGATAAAATGGAGCTTCGCCGCTTGGACGTAAGCATCTCCGCAGACATTGTCAAAATTTGCTTATGGTACAATCtgtttaaaccagggatgtaaaaaataaacatctggtGCACTGCCCACCGCAGTGGGACTAAAACCAAAACACTTCTGGTGCACTGCCCACAGCAGTGGGACTAAAACCAAAACACTTCTGGTGCACTGCCCACAGCAGTGGGACTAAAATCAAAACACTTCTGGTGCACTGCCCACCGCAGTGGGACTAAAACCAAAACACTTCTGGTGCACTGCCCACAGCAGTGGGACTAAAACCAAAACACTTCTGGTGCACTGCCCACAGCAGTGGGACTAAAATCAAAACACTTCTGGTGCACTGCCCACAGCAGTGGGACTAAAATCAAAACACTTCTGGTGCACTGCCCACAGCAGTGGGACTAAAATCAAAACACTTCTGGTGCACTGCCCACAGCAGTGGGACTAAAATCAAAACACTTCTGGTGCACTGCCCACAGCAGTGGGACTAAAATCAAAACACTTCTGGTGCACTGCCCACAGCAGTGGGACTAAAATCAAAACACTTCTGGTGCACTGCCCACAGCAGTGGGACTAAAACCAAAACACTTCTGGTGCACTGCCCACAGCAGTGGGACTAAAACCAAAACACTTCTGGTGCACTGCCCACAGCAGTGGGACTAAAACCAAAACACTTCTGGTGCACTGCCCACAGCAGTGGGACTAAAACCAGAACACTTCTGGTGCACTGCCCACAGCAGTGGGACTAAAACCAGAACACTTCTGGTGCACTGCCCACAGCAGTGGGACTAAAATCAAAGCACTTCTGGTGCACTGCCCACCGCAGTGGGACTAAAACCAAAACACTTCTGGTGCACTGCCCACAGCAGTGGGACTAAAATCAAAACACTTCTGGTGCACTGCCCACAGCAGTGGGACTAAAATCAAAACACTTCTGGTGCACTGCCCACAGCAGTGGGACTAAAACCAGAACACTTCTGGTGCACTGCCCACAGCAGTGTTGTTGACTTCGCAAACCTATCCAGAACCCTGACCTTTTTAATTTTTAACGTATTCTTTAAGCAAAAAAGCAGTATTTAAAAAGTGGACCAATCGATTTGTTTAAAGAATAATTTAAACTTCTGTCCACTCTAGACTGGGACATCCCCAGTTGAAATGATCTATGAGTCGCAGCTTTTTCACATTAGTCACTGACCAGAGGTTTGAtaagaaaacaacattgtttaGTCATGTTACCTGGCACAAACCAaagaggggagaaaaaaaactaaccCTATCTTAAAAACTTGATAACTTGACCACGGACTAGGTCAGGCCTGTTTACCTCCAGACCCAAGGGGCTGAAGCTCCTGGGATTTTACTTTTTCTAGTAGTTATTTATAATCACCTTGTGTTTTGGGCCTGAATCAGTCCCTTATTAGAGTGAATAATCCCCCCGAACACTAGAACACAATTTTTTTGGATTCAATATTTCGGAGACTGGTTGAGGTCAGTTAAGAGCAGTAAGTTTTAGGAGAAGCGTGACCATTTGActggggtgatcatgtgacttgTTCCTCTTTAAGGCTGTGTGCAAATATCAACTCAATGCACTGCCTTTTCTACAGAAATAACCTTTGTTTGGTTTTGCTCAATAGCAGGAAAAAGCAAATGTAATTGCTTGACTGCCCTTGTTTAAACCTCTGGATTGTTCTCTCGGTTTTTAAACTGTCTAAAAATggatttgtaaaaatatttgattgattgatgagatttttttttttaactatctGTTCTCCATCCTCGGCAGAGCCATGTAACGAAGTGTGAGTTTACCAGCGTGGCATGCCCGCTGTGCCAGGACGCGGTGTGGAAAAGCCGCCTGGAGGAGCACAAAAGCCAGCACTGTCTGCGTCGACCTGCCTCGTGTAAAGACTGTGCAGAGACATTCGTTTTTGAGAACACCAAGGTAAAGTATCTGCTGTTCATTCGTGCTAAGTGGACTGTCCTTCCAGGATAAAAGCAAATGTCTATATCGTGCTCTTAGACAATAAGGAGCAGAATTCAGGAGATGCCAGAGTTTCAAAGCAGTCTCATGTGCTACCGAATCGGCTCAGCACTGTTTGTGATTGGTACTGGATACTGCCGTAATTGTGAAGGGGAAGGggaaacaataaaaatagaacAGTATTTATTGAGTTCTCTTTTTGAAGTTGGCAGAACAAGCTTGTCTAGACTGTCTTTGCTGAAGCCCTTTTAACCTCCCCCCCCAGCTTCATGAGTCGCTGTGTCCTTTTGCCAGCGTGGTGTGTCAATACTGCAGTATGGAGCTCATCAGAGACCAGGTGGGTTTGTGGCAGAACGCCTGAATGCTGCCATTTTCTTTTGGCTGTTTTTCAAATCTGTGAAGGTAGTGTAGAGCAGCAGTCTGCAAGCCATCGCTCGCTAGCTAATTGTGGCCAAAGTCACATTTGCTTTCGGCCTACAAGAACGTGCATAACTCAGCGCTGTGTCACGAGTGGCGGTGGACTGCAAACCTGCTTGGTGCTAATGGACAACAACGCTAGGCCTTGGTCAGAGTTTGCCTAGCTACCTTCTACCAAATGTCCTCTTTCTAACAAGCTTCTACACAGGTCAAGTGGGTTAGGGtctgactgagtgctgtaatgtCTTCGCTGTGCCCTCTCTCATTTCAGTTGGAACCTCACTATGACACAGAGTGTCCGAAAGCTCCAATTGCCTGTACCTTCAGCGCCTTTGGGTGTCGGGAGATGGTAGGTCAAGTTGTCAACCTGGTCGCTTCCCGAATCCTTTACTTCAGAGGTTTTGTCAACCTGAGCGCACTACCTTGCTGATTCCAAAACAAACCTTCAGTCCATAAATGAAAGGCTGTACGGTTAACgggtctttattttttattttttcatcacAAAAATGCAACACTTCTCATGGTGCCCAGCAGAGCCAGGTAGTTTCCACAGCAGTGACCAGTTCCATTACTGAAATGCGTTTCAACCTAGCCAGAGCCTTTTCAGAGAGGCCGAGACTTTAATTTCAACCTTTCCCCCCCCGGGCGCTGTTCCAGATGCAGCGCACCGACCTGGCACAGCACATGCAGGAGTTCACACAGATGCACATGCGCTACTTGGCCGAGTACCTGCGGAGCCACAGCCTCACCGGCTGCGCCCGGCCACCTCCGCAGCCTTCTCTCGAGGACAGGGGGGGCGCGGCAGAGCCCGGGGCATGCCGAGGAGCCAGCGGCACGAGCGCCCCCTGTCAGTGCTGTGGGCAGCTGCAAACCATGAGGGAGACCACCCAGCAGCTCGAGGGGCGACTCGTCCTTCAGGACCACCAGCTACGCGAGTTGACCATCCAGGTGCGAGGGGTCGGGGGTAGTCCGTTCTTtgcagtcccccccccccccgatgtTCAAGTCACCCTATGAAAGCCCGGTTTTGGATAACTGTTGTTTCTCGCCCTCCCGCAGGTGGGACAGGTGGCGGAGCTGCGTCGCAAGGTCTGCTCCCTGGAGGAGAGCCTGAAGGAGCTGGAGGCCAAGCAGTGCCAGGGGGTGTACGTGTGGCCCCTGGAGGGCTTCTCCGGCTACCTCCGCAACCAGGCGGCCGGACAGACGGTGGTGGTGCACAGCCCGGGCTTCTACACCGGACGGCCGGGCTACAAGCTGTGCCTCCGCCTGCACCTCCAGACGCCCTCGGCCCAGCGCTGCTCCAACTACATCTCCCTATTCGTGCACACCATGCAGGGCGAGTTTGACGGGCAGCTCTCGTGGCCGTTCCAGGGCACCATCCGGCTGGCGGTGCTTGACCCGAGCCCCGAGGGCCAGCACCACGTGGAGGTGATGGAGACCAAGCCTGACCTGCAGGCCTTCCAAAGGCCCACCATCCAGAGGAACCCCAAGGGCTTCGGCTACGTCACCTTCATGCACCTGAACCAGCTGCAGCAGCGGGGCTTCGTGCACGACGACACGCTGCTGGTGCGATGCGAGGTGATCCCGCGCTTCGAAGGCACCCTGAGGCGGGAGGGGGTGGCCATGCAGCCCAGAGGGCCGGAGGGCTCGCTCTGACGGCACGGAAAAGACAAGTGACACCCTTACGACGCTTCGGTGCAGTGTGCCAATGAGTTTTGGGGCGGCGGGGTCGTTTGCACTGGGTTTTCCGCTGAGGCCCACCGGCACCATGGGAAATTTGGCCTTTGCTGTAGGTTTGGAGAGGCTGGACGTCTGAAGTGTCGGTTTCCTCGACGTGGCACCTTAAGTCCTCCAAATCGCTTGCGTTGGGTCGTCTTGAACATGACTGCTCACAACTGTTTTGGGGtcattaaatattatttgaatgaCTTTGCGATTAGCACAAGCATAATGTTGAGGTTTGTATATCAGGAATTCTAATTTTGCAATTTTCTGAATGTACACGGATGTGCCAGGTTGATCTGTAAGCCAGAGGAAAGCCAGTGTTGGACCTGCCTGTCGTTCTGGTCCGTTGTGCATTTGGATGATTGGCATTTCACTGGTTTTCTGGGTGGAGGGTCACCAAGGGAGCATGGAGCAACATTTTAACACGTGCCTAAACACTCAGTGGTTGGGTGTCCCTTTCCTCTGCTACAACATTCACATTCATTTCAAGTCATTCACAAGGCAAACATCTACCCAGTCTCATCAAATAAGACAAGGGATTTTAGCCGAGAGGCTTGTAGCCCGTCAACCGGCTGTCTTCTCCTGTGTTGAAGTCCTTAATGAATGATGTTAAAGTAATGGGTTGTATATGATGGTCGTTGTGAGATGTCCTGCTACACTTTACGAAGTGCTCCCCAATCATGGTCTTCAATGTTATTAAGCTTTTTTGTCAGCTAGTTACACACTCGTGTATTCGGAGGAACACAGAATCAACTAGTCCACGAAATACAGGGCCGCAGAGTTGACGCACAGTTCATCTGCCAATCAGCATGCTGTTCTAGGATGCTGAACTAATGTTACTGAAGACACTGCTAAGAAACAGGCTTTGCTTTGTATATTGCCCCACAGGAAAAAAGTTACTCTTGGATCGATGTTTGGTGCTTATCAACCAGCGGTCTGATTCTCTATCTGAACACTGACCCTGATCCAGTTTATTCATACCAAGAGGGGAAATCGCCAATGGCCTAGGGAGAGTTGCCAGTTGGGATCAAATGAATGCCTTTGTATTCCAAGTCAGACAGAGTGGATGCTTCTCAATTGTGCCACATGAAAGTTTGAGTTTGGCGGTCTTGCATCAAATGAACCTTTGGACATTACCCTCCAGCTTTGAGACGTCCTCATTCACCTCAGCAGCACACTTTAATACACcggtcagccataacattatgaccacctgcctaatattgtataggtcccccttttgcggccaaaacagccctgacctgttgaggcatggactccactacacctctgaaggtgtgctggggtatctggcaccaagacgttagcagcaggtcctttaagtcctataagttgtgaggtggggcctccatggctCCATAGCTTGTCTGTTGGCCAGTCATCAATGAGTCTTGGcctcccatgaccctgtcgccggttcaccgcttttccttccttggaccacttttgataggtactgaccactgcaggccaggaacaccccataagggctacagttttggagatgctctgacccagtcgtctagccatcacaattagGCCCTTATCAAAGTCCCtaagatccttacgcttgcccattttttctgcttctaacacatcaactttgaggactgaatgttcacttgctgcctaatatatcccacccactgacaggtgccatgataacgagattatcagtgttatttattttacctgtcagtggtcgtaatgttatggctgatcggtgtatgtccGAAATATTACATTTCCTTGGATTCTGGATTTGTTTCTTGCAGAATACATTTACTGACATATGTTTGCCTTAGTATGTATCATTTAAAATCTATTTGAATAACAGTTCTGAATTTCTTGGCAGTCTGTACAGAACATTCTGTTGTCTCAATTACAGTCTGTACACAACATTTCTAGTCTCATCTTAGTCTATAGAACATTAAAATTATCTTGGTAGTCTATATAGAACATTCTATATTCTCATGTTTGGAATATGTTGGCCTGTGTAGGCAGACCAAACGGTGCCTTTCTCTGCATGAATGAATAACATAATACGTTTCATACTGCAATGCACCACTTTAAGTGCCACAGTTTATAATTGTCCTATTCAGTTCAATATGCTGCCTTTCGTGaccaaaatgtgttatgttcacCCTGGTTATTAGCTCTGGTGTAAATGAAACCTGCCTAATTTTCTAATGCAGGGCTGCCAAACCCTGTACCTGGAGATctggcaaaaactaaactgtgagatggctgggggtccccaggagagggttgaagacctatgacCTActggacagtagatctccaggaacagggttgggcagccctgctcTAATGGCTAGGCTATGGAATTTAATGGGCATTATCACTACTGGTTCTTTGTAAAGGGTCCAACTTTTGAACAAATTGACCTTGCTAACAATGTCACCCATTAAACCTACAGTTTTGTTTATAGCTGTGTTAACTCCACCACGTAAAGGCGTCCACAGTGGTGCTCGTTTGGTTGAAAAGATGTTTGTTTGATACGTTCTGTCTTGCAGTGTTTCACAGTGCTGAT is from Esox lucius isolate fEsoLuc1 chromosome 2, fEsoLuc1.pri, whole genome shotgun sequence and encodes:
- the LOC105025314 gene encoding uncharacterized protein LOC105025314 isoform X3; the protein is MRWKAWKPTRHSRVCAEHFEEKYLITSGQGVRLSPDAIPTIFSFPSEFQKKKITVTRKRVTLYAEDQIQGEVPTAPANPRNIGSNSAGLKETHSYLDHSIWHPSRFHDDYCVPQSIGWAVNDEPNEVPPSALQKQGLIFIPKLAIRIKEKWEWLSMEVKGPFRETEIGHTFVLTVMDYYSKWVEAYPMKTTSSKEIAKIISDLISRFGFPVGILSYLSITLIVEINEALSDLKNLICQFICYSPSGLSLDPVTKSLTDRLVHAVTRLKKLSDSCSWLVSDLVRDHPDRWDVHLAASVFSFCCQEHPTTGQTPLSLLRCGGTPSVSISPRRPTDNGIKKTFVILEAEPPAKEVCVHCSQCSEWILLSQDMELKRYEDMKLGNEDYTHTPVSAAGWL
- the traf6 gene encoding TNF receptor-associated factor 6 isoform X2, translating into MACFESEKSSLEDDSCFGGLGTSPLSNCALAMLEKESGDSVLSPTESSVGLGASTGLPVGAPPQGYDVEFDPPLESKYECPICLMALRAAVQTPCGHRFCRCCIEKSIRDTGQRCPVDNEVLREDQLFPDNFAKREILSLTVRCPNVGCTDKMELRRLDSHVTKCEFTSVACPLCQDAVWKSRLEEHKSQHCLRRPASCKDCAETFVFENTKLHESLCPFASVVCQYCSMELIRDQLEPHYDTECPKAPIACTFSAFGCREMMQRTDLAQHMQEFTQMHMRYLAEYLRSHSLTGCARPPPQPSLEDRGGAAEPGACRGASGTSAPCQCCGQLQTMRETTQQLEGRLVLQDHQLRELTIQVGQVAELRRKVCSLEESLKELEAKQCQGVYVWPLEGFSGYLRNQAAGQTVVVHSPGFYTGRPGYKLCLRLHLQTPSAQRCSNYISLFVHTMQGEFDGQLSWPFQGTIRLAVLDPSPEGQHHVEVMETKPDLQAFQRPTIQRNPKGFGYVTFMHLNQLQQRGFVHDDTLLVRCEVIPRFEGTLRREGVAMQPRGPEGSL
- the traf6 gene encoding TNF receptor-associated factor 6 isoform X1 is translated as MACFESEKSSLEDDSCFGGLGTSPLSNCALAMLEKESGDSVLSPTESSVGLGASTGLPVGAPPQGYDVEFDPPLESKYECPICLMALRAAVQTPCGHRFCRCCIEKSIRDTGQRCPVDNEVLREDQLFPDNFAKREILSLTVRCPNVGCTDKMELRRLDSHVTKCEFTSVACPLCQDAVWKSRLEEHKSQHCLRRPASCKDCAETFVFENTKLHESLCPFASVVCQYCSMELIRDQLEPHYDTECPKAPIACTFSAFGCREMSQMQRTDLAQHMQEFTQMHMRYLAEYLRSHSLTGCARPPPQPSLEDRGGAAEPGACRGASGTSAPCQCCGQLQTMRETTQQLEGRLVLQDHQLRELTIQVGQVAELRRKVCSLEESLKELEAKQCQGVYVWPLEGFSGYLRNQAAGQTVVVHSPGFYTGRPGYKLCLRLHLQTPSAQRCSNYISLFVHTMQGEFDGQLSWPFQGTIRLAVLDPSPEGQHHVEVMETKPDLQAFQRPTIQRNPKGFGYVTFMHLNQLQQRGFVHDDTLLVRCEVIPRFEGTLRREGVAMQPRGPEGSL
- the LOC105025314 gene encoding uncharacterized protein LOC105025314 isoform X1, with amino-acid sequence MPRCSAYKCSNSTDRYEKGKLKTNNVKLYSFPLREPRRLKQWVDQMRWKAWKPTRHSRVCAEHFEEKYLITSGQGVRLSPDAIPTIFSFPSEFQKKKITVTRKRVTLYAEDQIQGEVPTAPANPRNIGSNSAGLKETHSYLDHSIWHPSRFHDDYCVPQSIGWAVNDEPNEVPPSALQKQGLIFIPKLAIRIKEKWEWLSMEVKGPFRETEIGHTFVLTVMDYYSKWVEAYPMKTTSSKEIAKIISDLISRFGFPVGILSYLSITLIVEINEALSDLKNLICQFICYSPSGLSLDPVTKSLTDRLVHAVTRLKKLSDSCSWLVSDLVRDHPDRWDVHLAASVFSFCCQEHPTTGQTPLSLLRCGGTPSVSISPRRPTDNGIKKTFVILEAEPPAKEVCVHCSQCSEWILLSQDMELKRYEDMKLGNEDYTHTPVSAAGWL
- the LOC105025314 gene encoding uncharacterized protein LOC105025314 isoform X2 — encoded protein: MPRCSAYKCSNSTDRYEKGKLKTNNVKLYSFPLREPRRLKQWVDQMRWKAWKPTRHSRVCAEHFEEKYLITSGQGVRLSPDAIPTIFSFPSEFQKKKITVTRKRVTLYAEDQIQGEVPTAPANPRNIGSNSAGLKETHSYLDHSIWHPSRFHDDYCVPQSIGWAVNDEPNEVPPSALQKQGLIFIPKLAIRIKEKWEWLSMEVKGPFRETEIGHTFVLTVMDYYSKWVEAYPMKTTSSKEIAKIISDLISRFGFPVGILSYLSITLIVEINEALSDLKNLICQFICYSPSGLSLDPVTKSLTDRLVSDLVRDHPDRWDVHLAASVFSFCCQEHPTTGQTPLSLLRCGGTPSVSISPRRPTDNGIKKTFVILEAEPPAKEVCVHCSQCSEWILLSQDMELKRYEDMKLGNEDYTHTPVSAAGWL